GGCTTCCGCGTCAAGGTGGGCGGCGGCATGGGCCGCACGCCGATCATCGGCACGGTGGTCCGCGAGTTCCTCCCGTGGCACCAGCTGATGAACTACCTGGAAGCCGTGATCCGGGTTTACAACCGATACGGCCGGCGCGACAACGCCTGGAAGGCCCGCATCAAGATCCTGGTCAAGGCCGAGGGCCAGCGCTACATCGACGACGTCGAGGCCGAATACAAGGAGGTCGTCGAGCGCGATGGCGCGCCGCACACCATTACGCAAGCCGAGCTCGACCGCGTGACCGCGAGCTTCGTGACGCCGAAGATGGCCACGCGCGTATTCCGCAGCGCGGAGGAAACCGATGCCGAGCTGCGCGCGCAGGCCGACGAGGACGTGCAGTTCGCACGCTGGCTGCAGCGCAATGTGGCCCCGCACAAGAATCCGGCACTGCGTGCCGTCACGCTGTCCTTCAAGCGCCTGGGCCAGGCGCCGGGCGACGCTTCGGCCAGCCAGCTCGAGGCCGCCGCGCAGCTTGCCGACCGCTTCAGCGCCGGCGAGGCCCGCGTCACGCACGAGCAGAACCTGCTGCTGCCGTGGGTCCATGCCGAAGACCTGCATGCGCTCTGGCTCGCCGCCCGCGAGGCCGGTTTCGCGAGCCCCAACATTCATCTGCTGACCGACATGATCTCGTGCCCCGGCGGCGACTTCTGCTCGCTGGCCAACGCGCGCTCGATCCCGATTGCCGCCGCCATCACCGAGCGCTATCAGGACCTCGACGAGCTCGACGACCTGGGTGAGATCGACCTGCACATCAGCGGCTGTATCAACTCCTGCGGCCATCATCACAGCGGCCATATCGGCATCCTCGGCGTCGACAAGGACGGCAAGGAGTGGTACCAGGTCACGCTCGGCGGCTCCGACGGCGCTGCGCGCAACGGCCCGGCCCTGCCCGGAAAGGTGGTCGGCCCGTCGTTCTCGGCGGCGGAGGTGCCCGACGTGGTCGAGGCCGTGCTCAACACCTACCGCGACCTGCGCAATGCCGGCGAGAGCTTCATCGACACGCTGCGCCGCGTCGGCATGGATCCCTTCAAGACCGCTGCCAATGGCGCGCGCTTCAAGGTCGAGGAGGCCGCATGAAAAGAACGCTCCAACTGATCGCCGCAGAGGACCATGTGGATGACGGCGACCCGAGCGTGCTGCAGCTCCCCAACGATGCCGATCCGCTGGCGATCGAAATCTGCCTCGGCGACGTGCAGCGCATCGACCTGAACTTCCCGAAATTCACCGACGGCCGCGCCTTCAGCCAGGCCTACCTGCTGCGGCGGCGCCTCGGCTTCAAAGGAGACATCCGCGCCACCGGCGACGTGTTGATCGACCAGCTGGTGCAGATGCAGCGCAGCGGATTCTCGAGCGCCGTGCTCAAGGAGGGCGTGGACGCCTCGGACGCACAACGCCAGTTCGACCGCTTCGGCGATTTCTACCAGGGCGATGCGGTGCAGCCCACGCCGCACTTTGCCGCGGCGGACTCCGAGGCCGCTTGAGAACCCTCGACATGAGCATCGACGTTCCACGCATCAACTCCGAACTCGGCCACAACGCGGAGGGCTTGGTGGACTGGGCGATCGGCCTGGGCCAGCCTGCCATCGTTACCACGAATTTCCGCCCGTTCGAGGCCGTGATCCTCCACATGGTGGCGCGCGCGAAGGCCGATATTCCCGTAGTCTGGATGGACAACGGCTACAACACCGAGGCCACCTACCGGTATGCCGACGAGGTGACGAAGCTGCTGGGTCTGGATCTGCGCATCTATCTGCCGCGCCGCTCGCGTGCGCATCGTGAGGCGGTGGAGGGCCCCACGCCGGCGCTCGACGATCCGCGCCATGCTGCATTCACGGAGGAAGTGAAGCTGGAGCCCTTTGCCCGTGCGCTGCGCGAGACAGCACCGAAGGTCTGGTTCACCGCGCTTCGGGCCACCGACACAGCCGTGCGGGCTCAAATGGACGCGGTCAGCGTCAATCCGGATGGCCTGATCAAGGTTGCTCCGCTGCTGCATTGGTCGTCCAAGGATCTGCATGCCTACTGCGAAGCGCATGGCCTGCCCA
Above is a window of Variovorax sp. RA8 DNA encoding:
- a CDS encoding phosphoadenosine phosphosulfate reductase domain-containing protein, which produces MSIDVPRINSELGHNAEGLVDWAIGLGQPAIVTTNFRPFEAVILHMVARAKADIPVVWMDNGYNTEATYRYADEVTKLLGLDLRIYLPRRSRAHREAVEGPTPALDDPRHAAFTEEVKLEPFARALRETAPKVWFTALRATDTAVRAQMDAVSVNPDGLIKVAPLLHWSSKDLHAYCEAHGLPNNFDYVDPTKGEENRECGLHLAH
- a CDS encoding DUF934 domain-containing protein, with the translated sequence MKRTLQLIAAEDHVDDGDPSVLQLPNDADPLAIEICLGDVQRIDLNFPKFTDGRAFSQAYLLRRRLGFKGDIRATGDVLIDQLVQMQRSGFSSAVLKEGVDASDAQRQFDRFGDFYQGDAVQPTPHFAAADSEAA
- a CDS encoding nitrite/sulfite reductase, giving the protein MYQYTDFDRQFVHQRAAQFRDQLERWQAGKLAEEQFRPLRLQNGWYVQRYAPMLRVAVPYGELSSARLRVLAKIAREYDAPDPEVYKHANEVQGKLGSVRLPTHYAHFTTRTNVQYNWIPLSKSADVMDLLASVDMHGIQTSGNCIRNITSDELAGIAVDEIADPRPFAEIMRQWSTLHPEFAFLPRKFKIAITGAVEDRVATGWYDVGLQLYKNDEGELGFRVKVGGGMGRTPIIGTVVREFLPWHQLMNYLEAVIRVYNRYGRRDNAWKARIKILVKAEGQRYIDDVEAEYKEVVERDGAPHTITQAELDRVTASFVTPKMATRVFRSAEETDAELRAQADEDVQFARWLQRNVAPHKNPALRAVTLSFKRLGQAPGDASASQLEAAAQLADRFSAGEARVTHEQNLLLPWVHAEDLHALWLAAREAGFASPNIHLLTDMISCPGGDFCSLANARSIPIAAAITERYQDLDELDDLGEIDLHISGCINSCGHHHSGHIGILGVDKDGKEWYQVTLGGSDGAARNGPALPGKVVGPSFSAAEVPDVVEAVLNTYRDLRNAGESFIDTLRRVGMDPFKTAANGARFKVEEAA